One window from the genome of Dolosigranulum savutiense encodes:
- a CDS encoding superoxide dismutase, protein MSFELPQLPYAHDALEPHIDEETMKLHHGKHHQGYVSKTNAALEGHDDLANLSIEDLLAKLDELPEDIKTAVRNNGGGHANHSLFWQILSPNGGGEPTGDVADAINDAFGDFASFKEAFENAATGQFGSGWAFLVVDGDKLEVVAKPNQDSPLSDGKTPILGIDVWEHAYYLNYQNKRPDYVSAFWNLVDWEKVNELYQAAK, encoded by the coding sequence ATGAGTTTTGAATTACCACAATTGCCTTACGCACATGATGCATTGGAGCCACACATCGATGAGGAGACGATGAAACTCCACCACGGCAAGCACCACCAAGGTTATGTAAGCAAGACAAATGCAGCACTTGAAGGGCATGATGACTTAGCTAACTTATCAATTGAAGATTTATTAGCGAAGTTAGATGAATTGCCAGAAGATATCAAGACAGCTGTTCGTAACAATGGTGGAGGCCATGCTAACCACTCACTCTTTTGGCAAATTCTTTCGCCAAATGGTGGCGGTGAACCAACAGGCGATGTAGCGGATGCGATTAATGATGCGTTTGGCGACTTTGCGTCATTCAAAGAAGCGTTCGAAAATGCTGCAACTGGTCAATTCGGTTCTGGTTGGGCATTCTTGGTTGTTGATGGCGACAAGTTAGAAGTTGTTGCTAAACCAAACCAAGACTCACCATTATCAGACGGAAAAACACCTATTTTAGGTATTGACGTATGGGAACATGCATACTACTTGAACTACCAGAACAAGCGACCAGATTACGTTAGTGCGTTCTGGAATCTTGTAGACTGGGAAAAAGTTAACGAGTTGTACCAAGCAGCGAAGTAA
- a CDS encoding ABC transporter permease, which yields MNIQNLLQLLVSNTLIYAAPLIFTALGGTFSERAGVVNIGLEGIMVMGAFSAAIFNLAFASQFGTMTPWIGLLVGAVIGGVFSLLHAVSTIHFRADHIISGTVLNLAAPGLSVFLVRALYGAAQTGPLARPFSSQSFPVLKDIPFFGPILFQNISGPAYLGIALSFVCWFVVFKTRFGLRLRSVGEHPDAAESVGINVYLMKYYGVILSGILGGIGGAIQAQAIHNEFGILTVSGQGFMAMAAMIFGKWNPIGAMGAALFFGFAQSLARSGNYIPYIQDIPSIWLTVAPYLLTIIVLVAFIGKSEAPNFIGKTFVKSK from the coding sequence ATGAATATCCAAAATTTACTGCAATTACTTGTATCGAATACATTAATTTATGCGGCGCCACTTATTTTTACGGCACTAGGCGGGACATTCTCTGAACGTGCTGGAGTTGTTAATATTGGATTAGAAGGTATTATGGTGATGGGGGCTTTTTCGGCAGCTATTTTCAACTTAGCCTTCGCGAGTCAGTTTGGCACGATGACACCATGGATTGGTTTGTTAGTTGGAGCCGTTATCGGGGGAGTTTTTTCACTGCTACATGCTGTTTCAACTATTCATTTCCGAGCTGATCATATTATCTCAGGAACCGTTCTGAACTTGGCAGCCCCCGGTCTATCAGTCTTTTTAGTACGTGCACTATACGGGGCAGCTCAGACAGGACCACTAGCACGTCCGTTTTCATCACAGAGTTTTCCTGTTTTAAAAGACATTCCATTCTTCGGTCCGATTTTATTCCAAAATATTTCAGGTCCGGCTTATTTAGGAATTGCGCTATCATTTGTTTGTTGGTTTGTCGTCTTTAAGACTCGATTTGGTTTACGCCTAAGATCGGTTGGAGAACATCCGGATGCAGCTGAGTCAGTTGGGATTAATGTTTATTTAATGAAGTATTACGGTGTGATTCTATCTGGAATTTTAGGTGGTATCGGTGGTGCAATTCAAGCACAAGCGATTCACAATGAATTCGGTATTTTAACCGTTTCGGGTCAAGGATTTATGGCGATGGCAGCTATGATTTTTGGTAAATGGAATCCGATCGGGGCGATGGGGGCCGCCTTATTCTTTGGCTTTGCGCAGAGTTTAGCTCGATCTGGAAATTATATTCCATATATCCAAGATATTCCATCTATTTGGCTAACAGTAGCCCCTTACTTGTTGACTATTATTGTTTTAGTAGCTTTTATTGGTAAATCTGAAGCACCGAACTTTATTGGAAAAACTTTTGTGAAAAGTAAATAA
- a CDS encoding ABC transporter permease, protein MLRQDNKHWLSSLSVPLISIICGFILGAIVMLIFGYNPIKAYDAMIMSVFKNPYFFGEALRQATVLTFTGLSFNIAYQAGFFNIGVAGQLLMGWMTSIWLGLLLPELPRVVMLPILLLVGAVFGALWSAIAGVLKAYFGTNEVIVTIMLNYTALHATNHLIRNVIATGNISDRVGVNASLAAGWLTSLTNGSRLNIGLFIAIAVVALYWFVMKHTTVGFELRAVGLNKDAAEYAGMSAKKNIILSMFISGALAGLGGAIHGLGTFGNIFTQGHLPPEGFDGIAVGLLGLGTPVGTFLSAILFGILNIGSAFMPNMAGVPDELAQVVTASIIFFIGANYIIRYFINKRVGKGDKKQGGDTV, encoded by the coding sequence TTGCTTAGACAAGACAACAAACACTGGCTAAGTAGCTTAAGTGTGCCATTAATTTCAATTATATGTGGCTTTATTTTGGGCGCAATTGTCATGTTAATTTTTGGCTATAATCCAATAAAAGCCTATGATGCTATGATTATGAGTGTATTTAAGAATCCTTACTTCTTTGGAGAAGCACTGAGACAAGCGACGGTGCTGACTTTTACCGGTTTGAGTTTCAATATCGCTTATCAAGCTGGATTTTTCAATATTGGAGTAGCGGGTCAATTATTAATGGGCTGGATGACATCGATTTGGTTAGGATTACTACTGCCGGAGTTGCCACGAGTCGTGATGTTGCCGATATTATTGCTTGTTGGTGCCGTATTTGGTGCATTGTGGTCAGCAATCGCAGGGGTGTTGAAGGCTTACTTCGGCACGAATGAAGTGATTGTTACTATCATGTTGAACTATACGGCTTTGCATGCAACGAACCATTTAATCCGTAATGTTATTGCTACGGGAAATATTTCTGATCGAGTAGGAGTCAATGCTAGCTTAGCAGCAGGGTGGCTCACTAGTCTAACAAACGGTTCGCGTTTAAATATAGGGCTGTTTATTGCAATTGCAGTTGTTGCACTTTACTGGTTCGTTATGAAACATACAACAGTCGGCTTTGAGCTACGTGCTGTGGGATTGAATAAAGATGCGGCTGAGTATGCGGGGATGAGCGCTAAGAAAAATATCATTTTATCGATGTTTATTAGTGGAGCATTAGCTGGATTAGGCGGTGCTATTCACGGATTGGGTACGTTTGGTAATATCTTTACGCAAGGTCATCTGCCACCAGAAGGATTCGATGGAATTGCTGTAGGGTTACTCGGATTAGGGACACCTGTAGGAACATTCTTATCTGCTATTTTATTTGGTATTTTGAATATCGGATCTGCTTTCATGCCAAACATGGCCGGTGTACCTGATGAACTTGCACAAGTTGTTACTGCGTCAATTATTTTCTTTATCGGAGCGAACTATATTATTCGTTACTTTATCAATAAACGAGTCGGTAAAGGAGATAAAAAACAAGGAGGGGACACAGTATAA
- a CDS encoding ABC transporter ATP-binding protein: MKGITKKFGAFKANDNINLQVKKGEIHALLGENGAGKSTLMNILSGILSPTSGTIHVKGKEVAITSPDKAAEYGIGMVHQHFMLVDKFTVTENIMLGKEEHKMGYIDNKSAEKRIQELSDQYGLKVDPKAVIRDVSVGMQQRAEIIKTLYQGSDILIFDEPTAVLTPQEIDELMSIMQKMTDEGKSIILITHKLDEIKQVADRCTVIRRGQSIDTVNVKETSQQELADMMVGRSVNFKVDKKTKEPGEVVLAVNDLVVKDTRGLDAVKGLSLEVHAGEVLGIAGIDGNGQTELIQAISGLRAVESGSIKLNHTDVTHAKPRQITEQGLGHIPEDRQRHGLILDMEIQENMMLQSYYQAPFSRNLLLQHDTIKEHSERLVEEFDVRTQTVHNTAGSLSGGNQQKVIIAREIDRNPELLIAAQPTRGLDVGAIEYIHKRLVEQRNQGKGVLLMSFELDEVMNVSDRIAVMYDGKVIAVVDAEQTNESELGLLMAGVPLEKAREQAKQREEAETIA, encoded by the coding sequence ATGAAAGGGATTACGAAGAAATTCGGGGCTTTCAAAGCAAATGATAATATTAATCTTCAAGTGAAAAAAGGAGAAATCCATGCACTGTTAGGAGAGAATGGTGCTGGGAAATCCACCTTGATGAATATTTTATCAGGAATTCTAAGTCCCACGAGTGGCACAATTCATGTAAAAGGTAAAGAAGTAGCGATTACTTCGCCTGATAAAGCAGCTGAGTATGGAATTGGAATGGTGCACCAGCATTTTATGCTAGTTGATAAATTCACCGTAACTGAAAATATTATGCTGGGAAAAGAAGAGCATAAAATGGGATATATCGATAATAAATCGGCTGAAAAACGAATTCAAGAGCTGTCTGATCAGTATGGTTTGAAGGTTGATCCGAAAGCTGTCATCCGTGATGTATCAGTTGGGATGCAACAACGAGCTGAGATTATTAAAACACTTTATCAAGGATCAGATATTTTGATTTTCGATGAACCGACTGCGGTATTGACGCCGCAAGAGATCGATGAGTTGATGTCAATTATGCAGAAGATGACCGATGAAGGGAAGTCTATAATCCTCATTACGCATAAGTTAGATGAGATTAAACAAGTAGCCGATCGCTGTACGGTTATTCGTCGTGGTCAAAGTATCGACACGGTTAATGTCAAAGAAACTTCCCAACAAGAATTAGCGGACATGATGGTTGGTCGTTCTGTCAACTTCAAAGTTGATAAAAAAACGAAGGAGCCAGGAGAAGTCGTCCTAGCAGTTAATGATCTGGTCGTAAAAGATACGCGAGGCTTAGATGCGGTAAAAGGGTTGTCACTCGAAGTACACGCGGGTGAGGTATTAGGGATTGCTGGGATCGATGGAAATGGACAAACAGAGCTAATACAGGCTATTTCTGGATTAAGAGCTGTTGAGTCAGGAAGCATTAAATTAAATCATACCGATGTTACCCATGCCAAACCACGTCAGATTACAGAACAAGGCTTAGGTCATATTCCGGAAGACCGTCAGCGACATGGACTCATTTTAGATATGGAAATTCAAGAAAACATGATGTTGCAGTCTTATTATCAAGCACCGTTTAGTCGTAATTTGTTACTACAACATGATACGATTAAAGAGCACTCAGAGCGACTTGTTGAAGAGTTTGATGTTAGAACGCAAACCGTTCATAATACTGCTGGCTCGCTGTCTGGTGGGAACCAGCAAAAAGTTATTATTGCTCGGGAGATTGATCGTAATCCAGAGTTACTTATTGCGGCGCAACCGACACGTGGGCTTGATGTGGGAGCGATTGAATATATTCATAAGCGTCTGGTCGAACAACGTAATCAAGGAAAAGGTGTGTTGTTGATGAGTTTCGAACTTGATGAAGTCATGAATGTATCCGATCGTATCGCGGTTATGTATGATGGGAAAGTCATTGCTGTTGTTGATGCAGAGCAGACGAATGAATCAGAATTAGGTCTGTTAATGGCGGGAGTTCCACTAGAGAAAGCGCGAGAACAAGCAAAACAAAGAGAGGAAGCTGAGACTATTGCTTAG
- a CDS encoding BMP family protein has translation MSTKLKSLLALSSSALILAACQGQDAGNADGGADDTAQTEDVVDQGADDATNESTDGEAGGSGSVGSEDADFAIAMVTDEGGVDDRSFNQSAWEGMQAWSEETGGRAEYFQSTNSADYIPNFQQAATQDFDIIYGIGFQLEDAVSDMAASNPEQHFGIVDSVVEADNVVSLNFADHEAAFLAGAAAALTTEKDQIGFIGGIESPIIDRFETGFLAGVEEINPDIDVDVQYADSFSDAAAGQQIANGMYTAGADVIYHAAGAVGNGLFNETRNRLESNPDEQLWAIGVDRDQEDEGDWDGGNFVLTSTLKQVGTAIQLATNQAKNEGFPGGENIQYGLKNDGVDVVKGNLSDEAWAKIQELRQQIIDGELEVPEFSREW, from the coding sequence GTGTCAACAAAATTAAAATCTTTATTAGCTTTGAGTTCATCAGCTCTAATCTTGGCAGCGTGCCAGGGTCAAGATGCAGGGAATGCAGATGGGGGAGCGGATGATACTGCTCAAACTGAAGATGTAGTCGATCAAGGAGCAGATGATGCAACAAATGAGTCAACAGATGGAGAAGCAGGTGGCTCTGGATCAGTTGGGTCTGAAGATGCTGACTTCGCAATTGCAATGGTTACTGATGAAGGTGGAGTAGATGACCGTTCATTTAACCAATCAGCTTGGGAAGGAATGCAAGCATGGTCAGAAGAAACGGGTGGACGTGCCGAATACTTCCAGTCAACAAACTCAGCTGATTACATTCCAAACTTCCAACAAGCCGCTACACAAGATTTCGATATTATTTATGGAATTGGCTTCCAGTTAGAAGATGCAGTTAGTGATATGGCAGCATCTAATCCAGAACAACACTTCGGAATCGTTGATAGTGTCGTAGAAGCAGATAATGTAGTCTCACTTAACTTTGCCGATCATGAAGCAGCATTCTTAGCGGGAGCAGCAGCGGCTCTTACCACTGAAAAGGATCAAATTGGTTTTATCGGTGGAATTGAAAGTCCAATTATTGACCGTTTTGAAACAGGATTTTTAGCTGGAGTTGAAGAAATTAATCCAGATATTGATGTAGATGTTCAATATGCAGATAGTTTCTCCGATGCAGCAGCTGGCCAACAAATTGCAAATGGTATGTACACTGCTGGTGCAGATGTTATTTATCACGCAGCCGGAGCTGTCGGTAACGGATTATTTAATGAAACACGTAACCGTCTAGAATCTAATCCAGATGAGCAACTTTGGGCAATTGGTGTTGACCGTGACCAAGAAGATGAAGGCGATTGGGATGGCGGAAACTTTGTCCTAACTTCAACATTGAAACAGGTTGGTACAGCCATTCAACTAGCGACTAACCAAGCGAAAAATGAAGGCTTCCCTGGTGGTGAAAACATTCAGTACGGTCTGAAGAATGACGGTGTTGATGTTGTTAAAGGAAACTTATCTGACGAAGCTTGGGCAAAAATTCAAGAATTACGTCAACAAATTATTGATGGAGAATTGGAAGTTCCAGAATTCTCAAGAGAATGGTAA
- a CDS encoding DNA translocase FtsK — MARSKKRQKKKKSKKLPIEIVGIGLVILSIFAIGQFGFIGVALANLYRLIVGETYRLLGGLLIVLGIYMLFAGKQPAYLSRRMRGGELLYVVGLTWLHMNRFFPTYQGTTALNHIWRVFVQDFSRQAVTESMGGGIIGGIFYGSLMPLFGRVGLSVALVIALFMSVMSLGNFSYKTLLERVKLGSRSTYERVDQWIHQLNQSRQQKQAKKTKKVTKPTKANEKTEEADLIREIEAASHTEKAPASNLEQTTLEIETFERKKNQVATSDKKDEESEVSFEVSEEENTAYKLPPVSLLKNIPEQDQSNEYSIIESNVQKLEETFHSFGVEAKVVKANLGPAVTKYEIQPATGVKVSKIVGLSNDIALALAAKDVRMEAPIPGKAAIGIEVPNSDVSMVSFREVIEESPRDKDRLLEVPLGRDIAGNVQLADLSRMPHLLIAGATGSGKSVGINCIISSILLKAKPNEVKLMMIDPKMVELNIYNGIPHLLTPVVTNPKKAAKALNKVVQEMERRYELFAQSGTRNMSGYNEYIESKQADGRDDLLKLPYIVVIVDELADLMMVASNEVEHAITRLAQMARAAGIHMILATQRPSVDVITGVVKANIPSRIAFAVSSGTDSRTILDSNGAEKLLGRGDMLFLPMGANKTTRVQGAFISDEEVANVVEFVKRQQDANYVEEMIPEEPETNSQGEPEDEYYQDAVELVVEMQTASISLLQRRFRIGYNRAARIVDEMEVRGIVGPHEGTKPRDVLVSSLAADTDDASQEQSDEPS; from the coding sequence ATGGCAAGATCAAAAAAACGACAGAAGAAGAAAAAAAGTAAAAAGTTGCCGATTGAGATTGTCGGTATTGGGCTAGTCATTCTTAGTATATTTGCAATTGGGCAATTCGGCTTCATCGGTGTGGCGTTAGCCAATCTATATCGTCTGATTGTCGGCGAGACGTACCGATTACTGGGAGGATTGTTGATTGTACTAGGTATTTATATGTTATTTGCGGGTAAGCAACCGGCTTATTTGAGTCGACGCATGCGTGGTGGTGAGTTGTTATATGTTGTTGGTTTAACGTGGCTACATATGAATCGTTTTTTTCCAACTTATCAAGGGACCACTGCTTTAAATCATATTTGGCGTGTATTTGTTCAAGATTTTAGCAGACAAGCAGTAACTGAATCGATGGGTGGCGGGATTATTGGAGGAATCTTCTATGGAAGTCTGATGCCACTATTCGGTCGGGTGGGGCTGTCTGTTGCTCTGGTTATAGCGTTATTTATGAGCGTAATGTCGCTGGGTAATTTTTCGTATAAGACATTGTTGGAGCGGGTTAAGTTAGGGAGTCGCTCAACCTATGAGCGGGTTGACCAGTGGATTCATCAGTTGAACCAATCGCGCCAACAAAAACAAGCTAAGAAAACCAAAAAAGTAACTAAACCGACGAAAGCCAATGAAAAAACAGAAGAAGCGGACTTAATTCGTGAGATTGAAGCAGCGAGTCATACTGAAAAAGCCCCCGCTAGTAACTTAGAGCAGACAACTTTAGAAATCGAAACGTTTGAACGGAAGAAAAACCAAGTGGCTACCTCGGATAAGAAGGATGAGGAGTCAGAAGTCTCCTTTGAAGTAAGCGAGGAGGAGAATACAGCTTATAAATTACCACCTGTTTCACTCTTAAAAAATATTCCAGAACAAGATCAATCAAATGAATACTCAATTATTGAATCCAATGTGCAGAAGTTGGAAGAGACGTTCCATAGTTTTGGTGTAGAGGCAAAAGTTGTGAAAGCTAATCTCGGTCCAGCTGTTACGAAGTACGAAATTCAACCAGCTACAGGTGTTAAGGTAAGTAAAATTGTCGGATTATCTAATGATATTGCACTTGCCTTGGCTGCTAAAGATGTTCGGATGGAAGCTCCAATTCCGGGAAAAGCTGCGATTGGTATTGAGGTACCCAACTCGGATGTGAGTATGGTATCGTTCCGAGAAGTGATTGAAGAGTCACCACGAGATAAGGATCGTCTATTAGAAGTTCCACTTGGTCGGGATATTGCGGGGAATGTTCAGCTAGCTGATCTCTCACGTATGCCGCACTTGCTGATTGCAGGAGCAACGGGATCTGGGAAGTCGGTCGGTATTAACTGTATTATTTCTAGTATTTTGCTGAAGGCGAAGCCGAATGAAGTGAAGTTGATGATGATTGATCCGAAGATGGTGGAGCTAAATATTTATAACGGTATTCCCCATTTACTGACACCGGTCGTGACAAATCCGAAAAAAGCGGCAAAAGCCTTAAATAAAGTGGTGCAAGAGATGGAGCGACGCTATGAATTGTTTGCTCAGAGTGGGACACGAAATATGAGTGGCTATAATGAATATATTGAAAGTAAACAAGCAGATGGACGTGATGATTTGTTGAAGTTGCCGTATATTGTGGTAATTGTAGATGAATTAGCTGACTTGATGATGGTTGCTAGTAATGAAGTAGAACACGCGATTACGCGTCTAGCACAAATGGCGCGGGCAGCCGGCATTCATATGATCTTAGCAACACAACGGCCGAGTGTAGACGTAATTACCGGAGTCGTGAAGGCGAATATTCCATCGCGAATTGCCTTCGCAGTCTCGAGTGGGACAGATTCTCGCACGATTTTAGACTCTAATGGAGCTGAGAAATTACTTGGTCGCGGTGATATGCTCTTCTTGCCAATGGGAGCTAATAAGACGACACGTGTTCAGGGGGCTTTTATTTCGGATGAAGAAGTGGCAAATGTTGTTGAATTCGTTAAGCGTCAGCAAGATGCAAATTATGTCGAAGAAATGATTCCAGAGGAGCCCGAAACAAACTCACAGGGCGAGCCAGAAGATGAATATTATCAAGATGCTGTTGAGCTCGTTGTTGAGATGCAGACAGCTAGCATTTCTTTACTTCAGCGCCGTTTTCGTATTGGGTATAATCGGGCCGCACGTATTGTTGATGAAATGGAAGTGCGTGGTATTGTTGGTCCACATGAAGGCACGAAACCACGCGATGTTTTAGTCAGCTCACTGGCAGCTGACACAGATGATGCTTCTCAAGAACAATCAGACGAACCGAGCTAA
- a CDS encoding acylphosphatase, with protein sequence MMTSLLDEFFKKSKNNQTTAEIITKGDRSQFDGEVKFKATIHGRVQGVGFRFSTNQLAKELDIRGIVRNESDGTVYVEAVGAEEQIDTFIKRLAQGPSPAANVDKVDIHFDNSIKDYQRFSQAN encoded by the coding sequence ATGATGACATCATTATTAGATGAATTTTTTAAAAAATCAAAGAACAATCAAACGACTGCTGAAATTATCACAAAGGGCGATCGTTCTCAATTTGATGGAGAGGTTAAATTCAAGGCAACCATTCACGGACGTGTTCAAGGTGTAGGCTTCCGCTTCTCTACTAATCAGCTAGCTAAGGAACTTGATATTCGGGGAATTGTGCGCAATGAATCAGATGGAACGGTTTATGTTGAAGCAGTTGGAGCTGAAGAACAAATCGATACCTTCATTAAGCGCTTAGCCCAAGGACCCTCCCCCGCAGCCAATGTCGATAAAGTCGACATTCATTTTGACAATTCAATTAAAGATTACCAACGATTCTCACAAGCTAATTGA
- the yidC gene encoding membrane protein insertase YidC: MTKRMKRWVLSGGLLTTMIILSGCMRTNEAGEPTGTFSQLMYDYLVVPAEYTLDWLSSFLGNYGFAIIVLTILVRVIILPFTLKQQRSMMEQQIKMSSVKPIIDDIQADMQEATDPAEKQALQQELMTVYKENDISMVGQLAGCLPMLLQMPIFIAVLHVFRHSEAIAATTFFGVPLGEPNMVLAAVTVVLYYLQSKMMTSASAASDNDSNAPGGGAMTLMMPIMMGMISFTSPAGLALYFMVSAIVGIAQQFYINKVFKPSIQANLDERYGDKIEATRKRQSTRAKQKANSQKQTPKRPQDIKVPPTKNRRRNQGKQNR, from the coding sequence TTGACTAAACGAATGAAACGATGGGTCTTGTCTGGTGGCCTACTAACAACAATGATTATCTTATCAGGCTGTATGCGTACGAATGAAGCAGGTGAGCCAACTGGAACCTTCTCACAATTAATGTATGACTACTTAGTCGTTCCGGCTGAATATACGCTTGACTGGTTATCTTCGTTCCTCGGAAACTATGGATTTGCTATTATTGTTCTAACGATCTTGGTGCGAGTAATTATTCTCCCATTCACACTGAAACAGCAACGATCTATGATGGAACAACAAATCAAAATGTCTAGCGTGAAGCCAATCATTGATGATATTCAAGCTGATATGCAAGAAGCAACGGACCCAGCTGAAAAGCAGGCTCTGCAACAAGAACTCATGACTGTCTATAAAGAAAACGATATTAGTATGGTCGGACAACTAGCAGGATGTTTGCCGATGCTGCTCCAAATGCCAATCTTCATCGCTGTCTTACACGTATTCCGACACTCAGAAGCAATTGCAGCAACTACCTTCTTTGGTGTCCCACTCGGTGAACCAAATATGGTCTTGGCCGCAGTGACCGTTGTTCTGTACTACTTGCAGTCGAAAATGATGACATCTGCTTCAGCAGCGTCTGATAATGATAGCAACGCTCCTGGAGGCGGTGCGATGACTTTAATGATGCCAATCATGATGGGAATGATTTCTTTCACTTCTCCTGCTGGTTTAGCCCTGTACTTTATGGTTAGTGCGATTGTCGGAATTGCCCAACAATTCTACATTAACAAAGTCTTTAAACCAAGTATCCAAGCTAACCTAGATGAACGTTATGGTGACAAGATTGAAGCAACACGCAAGCGTCAATCAACCCGTGCAAAACAAAAAGCTAATTCACAAAAACAAACACCAAAACGCCCACAAGACATTAAAGTCCCACCAACAAAGAACCGTCGTCGTAACCAAGGTAAACAGAATAGATAA
- a CDS encoding DEAD/DEAH box helicase, with protein MNSSPRLIKIEKGYQLVDSESGELNRSRLQRVINQYQSYFSDRDRMELSSELNYRELSDLIAVLNKKLDQPIIVDTQVQTFIEEQQYAIREQQTAGLMIKNRDQRWEAEFQQFRTIVSQEVHRPLKLEQEWASFYLTTMKRAANFSVPGSGKTAMTYGVYAYLSAPSVNQVSKILVVSPLNAFESWRQEFINVFDYKRELHFLDIRDCNDPDELRLKWYQSNVCVINFESLGGWKLSVLNDLVDRETMLVFDEVHRVKNPNGVRAESALALGPKTRYRYVLTGTPIPNTYQDIYNFLHILYDKEYDMYFNWSLQELSEPNPEVVNDKLQPFFWRTTKQDLLVPPAEPDQILSVQPSSRQQELAETIHEIEGNVLSRYIRLLQASTNPALLVERINFSDLGFLSDELPTDVTKALDREEYNAIKKQTYLNMNLEEIETPKFKQGIRLIKQLVSEGKKILVWGMFIGTMQKISRELTALGISNHLIYGETPKSSRVEMINEVRDGDVQVLISNPATLGESISLHQTIHDAVYFEYNFNLTFMLQSRDRIHRLGLDHHQYTRYYYLMSDGDTAHASFIDKQVYNRLKEKEAIMLRAVEGQFLTPEITDDYLADVKAILGYNN; from the coding sequence ATGAATTCTAGTCCTCGATTAATTAAGATCGAAAAGGGATATCAGTTAGTGGACAGTGAGAGTGGTGAGTTGAATCGAAGTCGCCTGCAGCGAGTTATCAATCAGTATCAGTCTTATTTTTCTGATAGAGATCGGATGGAGCTATCGTCTGAATTGAATTACCGAGAATTATCTGACTTGATAGCCGTGTTAAATAAAAAGTTGGATCAGCCAATAATTGTAGACACGCAGGTCCAAACTTTTATCGAAGAACAGCAATATGCGATTAGAGAACAACAAACAGCTGGATTGATGATAAAAAATCGTGATCAAAGATGGGAAGCCGAATTTCAGCAATTTAGAACAATCGTTAGTCAAGAAGTGCATCGTCCGCTCAAGCTAGAACAAGAATGGGCGAGCTTCTACTTAACTACGATGAAACGAGCGGCCAACTTCAGTGTGCCTGGTTCAGGGAAGACAGCTATGACTTATGGAGTGTATGCCTATTTAAGTGCACCATCAGTGAATCAAGTAAGTAAAATATTAGTCGTATCTCCGTTGAATGCCTTTGAATCTTGGCGCCAAGAATTCATCAATGTGTTTGATTATAAGCGTGAGTTGCATTTTTTAGATATTAGAGATTGCAATGATCCAGATGAGTTGAGATTAAAGTGGTATCAGTCGAATGTTTGTGTCATTAATTTTGAATCATTAGGTGGATGGAAGTTATCTGTTTTGAACGATTTGGTGGATAGAGAAACTATGCTAGTTTTTGATGAAGTTCACCGCGTTAAGAATCCTAATGGTGTTAGGGCTGAAAGTGCTCTAGCATTAGGTCCAAAGACACGTTATCGTTATGTCTTAACGGGAACACCTATCCCCAATACCTATCAAGACATTTATAATTTTTTACACATTTTATATGATAAAGAATATGATATGTATTTTAATTGGTCACTGCAAGAGTTGAGTGAGCCAAATCCTGAAGTGGTTAATGATAAACTTCAACCGTTCTTCTGGCGTACGACGAAGCAAGATTTGCTTGTTCCTCCAGCAGAGCCGGATCAAATTCTTTCTGTGCAACCAAGTTCTAGACAGCAAGAACTTGCCGAGACTATTCATGAAATAGAAGGGAACGTGCTTAGTCGATATATTAGACTACTCCAGGCCTCTACTAACCCAGCTTTATTAGTTGAACGTATTAACTTTTCTGACTTAGGATTCTTATCAGATGAATTACCGACTGATGTTACGAAAGCCTTGGATAGAGAAGAATATAATGCGATTAAAAAACAAACATATCTAAATATGAATTTAGAGGAGATCGAAACGCCTAAATTTAAACAAGGAATTAGATTAATTAAACAACTCGTATCAGAAGGTAAAAAAATTCTGGTCTGGGGAATGTTTATAGGGACTATGCAAAAGATTTCCCGAGAATTAACAGCGCTAGGTATTTCTAATCATCTTATTTATGGTGAAACCCCAAAATCATCTCGAGTGGAAATGATTAATGAGGTGAGAGATGGAGATGTACAAGTCTTGATATCCAATCCAGCCACTTTAGGTGAGTCTATTTCTCTTCACCAAACAATTCATGATGCAGTCTATTTTGAGTATAACTTTAATTTAACATTTATGTTGCAATCGCGCGATCGTATTCATCGTCTCGGCTTAGACCATCATCAATATACTCGTTATTATTATTTGATGTCTGACGGAGACACAGCGCATGCTAGTTTTATCGATAAGCAAGTTTATAATCGATTGAAAGAAAAAGAAGCGATCATGCTTCGGGCAGTTGAAGGACAATTCCTCACACCAGAAATTACTGATGATTACTTAGCAGATGTGAAAGCTATTCTAGGATACAATAACTAA